The Thalassophryne amazonica chromosome 20, fThaAma1.1, whole genome shotgun sequence sequence ctgtttaaatcaCAGTTGCAGCAGCAGGTATTTGTAGTCAGTCAAGGTTACGCTGACCTTTAAGGCCCTGTGTCCTCCATATGTCGATGTCAGTTTATGATCTGTTACAAGAGATAAGTTGGGAGATGcgttttatatttagtttgtgtagaaaaaaatattaatatgtCACACAGTGATCAATTTTTCCTCAACTTTATAGTCCTATTTCTATCTTGTGATATGTCACGTTACATCGTGAAATTATTGCATTGAAGTAACAAGATAAGTCCTGCAATAAATTAAATTTCACTGAGGAATTTCTGCTAGATGTTGACTGATTATCGGTGCCAATAATCGGCCAGGTTGATAATCagtaatatatatttatatacacacCAAATATTAAGGGTTGACCAATTATCAGTGTAGATTATCAGCCAATCCCTAATTTCCATAGAGTTTTTAGGCTTCTTGAGGTAAATTCCATGATGTTGAGATGTTTGTATTGaaggtgttgaacttgtagagacattcacttatctcagcagtgacattcgtgTCTGAGTCCTCGACCTTTGACATAGAGAGATGCCTGGGatgatcttatggagtcatgaggtcactggacagagaggtttggcgatgctgatatttttgtaggagaatgaaggtccaagtcattAGGGATCTGATGGTTCTTGTCTTTCTGTGAGATTGtgagactttttaatgcagtgatctAAGATGACACCTGCATTTCTTTGGCACTATAAGACTCTTCACatgatccttgggtaccattTGAGTGATTTTGTGGCTTGGACACTAAGCAGTGACATAAGGTGGCATCTGGTACAAGGTCTTTTTACagaatccttgggtacagctggaatTAATGTTTACATTGGGGGACtaagatgaggaatatcacttgtattgtgagggaacgtcagcttGGCCATGTGATGCAATTGGTGGTTACTTTTGGGAGGTGCTGATGGACCATTTGACTACCTGGGTGATGGTCAGTTAGGGCCCATGGTGATCCTATAGTGTGGTGGACATGATGATGTttgacaccagcacatgctccctgaACTGACCTTGGTGATTATTACCATCTAAATGTGTGCTAAAACACATCTTCTTGTCTTGGTAATGCCTCGTATATAAGTGACTTCAGGAGTCAACCACAGAAGATGCAGCAACAGAAGCTCCGTTCACTTTGGTTCTGCTGTAGCTCCGCCTCTCAATGATCCAGATTAATTGACTTATGCCAGCAGGTGGAGGCTGATTTTCTCTGCTGCCGCTAGACTGAACATCGCTGTTTGCTGGACTCATCAGCAGCTCCCACAGGTAGGAAACCAGCAGACCTTATGGATTTCAACCCACTTATCAGTATCTTTAAGAAGAAGACACTTAAATTGGGAAATTGCTATTAGTGCTTTAAATAGTTCTAATAAAACTGCAAGGCTGAATATTAGCATTTTACTGAGTTAATAGGGAATATCTCAACCTCTATCTTTCCTAATTTACTGTAGTTAAACATACTTGGATTCTGCTGATTAGATGTGTATTCATTGGTTTTTGTGAGCAAGAACCTATGAATACATATCCAGTCAGAAGAATCTGACTATAGACAGTTTGGTATTTCGTCCTAAACTGAGCAAAACCTTTAATATCACTATACAACCGCCAAAACAGACTGAAAGATGATAGTTCAGATCTTCTTGATAGAACCCTGTCCATCAGAGTTAAAGACCTTACCAAATGGCTTCTGGTTTTTTCACAGCATTGGCTTTTGAGGACTGATTTGCAGGCCAGGACTAAGTTCAAGAAGGATACTGCTATCCGTATCCAAACTGTGGGGGTTGCTCCCTAAGGTGAAGCTGCGTGCTAACTGCCATAGAAAAGGACAGTAGACCCAAGTTCATATTTTGATACAGCTCTTAAACACCAGCAGCATCACCAATAATGGGTAACTCCAGGAGTGGTGCCGTGTCTAAGGAGATCCTAGAGGAACTGAAGCTCAACACCAAGTTCACAGAGACCGAGATTGTACAGTGGTATGAGAACTTCAAGAAGCAGTGTCCATCAGGCCGCATCAGTAAAGCAGAGTTCCAGGCCATCTACAATAAGTTCTTCCCAGATAGTGACGCCAATACGTACGCCGAACATGTCTTCCGCTCCTTTGATACAAACGATGACGGCACTCTGGACTTCAAAGAGTACATCATCGCTCTCCACATGACCTCAACTGGTAAAACCATCAGGAAACTCGAGTGGGCCTTCTCGCTGTTTGACGTGGACAAGAACGGATACATCACCAAGTCGGAAGTCAAAGAAATTTGTTCGGTGAGTTGTCTTTTTAAATAAAGCAGTTCTTAACCTTTATATGACAAAACATGAAACTGAGATGTTTCAGTGACAGTCAAGGACTGACATAAAGCAAAGATCTCCTGGCTTGGGAATCAAAGCAGATGTGGATGTGGTAAGTGTGTACAATATGTTTTGGAGCAATGGTCGATGGTAGATACATTTCAGATACACTTGTCATGGTTTCACTTGAAAAGTGTTGTTTGTAGCTGAGAAATTATCAgtacttgccaaacaaaattactTTGGATGTAAGTGGACAACTTGTCAGTCATTTTTCATTTCCAAAATAatgtgttatttattgcattgcaATTGAAATCCCTCATTACTGGGTGAAGGTTCTTGCTTTCAGCAGGGCACTGTCTGTTGGAACAGTGTTAAGTAGTTATATTATGGCAACAACTTCCACCTGCAAGAGCAAAATGATGTGTAGAcaatcacatcatctgcatacagaatgataGTCGTCTTTTCTGTAGTCCATTAGTGACATAGCCAATTGTCAGATACATCACGTTAGTTTTTTCTGTTACAAATGGATGAATGATCAGAGGCTTCTGAATGATTTAAATTAATAGTAAATGGATCAAGCACTGGACAGATAAGTGTATTGATCAGGAAGGTAACAGTCTCTTGCACCTGATTGAAGTGTAGAATTACATTTACCATTTGCATCCTCTTTGATTCTACAGTCATCCAGTAGTATTAGAAATTCCTGTCACCAAAATTAACCACAGCTTTCTGACTTGTCATGGAGTTACCTTTGTGAAGAAACCTTTTAAACACAGGATTAGACTATAATTGTTGTTCTTAAACCAATTAAGTCAAATTAAGGACAAAGCCAGCACAGAGCTTTGGAGTTCAGCTTGAATAGTTAATTGCAGGAAATGAAGGTTTGACTTTATGGCTAATTCATAAAATTAGCCTAGATGTCTTCAAAAAACACTCTTATGATGTTCTTTGTTTACATAATCATGTTTTGTCAGCTGGTCCCACAAATCACAATTTGTCACAATTTGCTTTtcctatttaaaacaaccaaatgtTGTAGGTCTGGTTGATGTAACTCGATTCAGCAAATgtagcatttattttattttattttattttatacagtGGACATGTTGCTGTATATCAAAAATAAATGACATACATCAATCAAATTTCACTTAAAGTTAATATTTGAGCTCTTTTATATGAAGATATTAATGTTTGAATGataattgaaaaattctggattAAGTCTTGTGTGATGGCAGTGTAACCCCATTTACTGGACAAAGAGATTACAGTCATTCATTAAACAGGTATTCCTGGTATTATTTTGATCCGCAAATCTATTCAGGTTAACAGCTCGTGCTTTAAATAGAAAATGGACTCTCATGATATTTCATTAAATCATTTCACAGTTAAACCACATTCATCAATTCAtgtccacacacacgcacactcagtCCGAACCTGGGAGTAATTAAGGAAATAAAGGGGTTGCTCAACATGGCTTCCATTAAGCAAAATTTGTGGGACAGCAGAATTAAATCACAAACCTTTAAATCAGAActcagtgcaggggtggtggccaagtggttagcacACTTGGTTTAAGTGCGGAAGGTTTCCTGTTCAAACCCcaatcctgccacatttctccatgtgacgtggagttgcatcaggaagggcatccggagtaaaacttgtaccagttcaacaatttgctgtggcgaccccgagtgaaaacaagggagcagcagaagggacttacttactttaaaTCAGTACTCAATGATGGATCTTAAGTAGTTACAGTAGGACAATTAGTTTTTTCTGCTTTGTTACAATAGCAAAGCACAAATTAAGTGGGAAAACAAAGTATCATACGGATATAAACTGATTTTACAGCTGTTTTGTACTTAGCAAATTTGTCAAAGTTAAAATATTTTGATGATTGAAAGCACTCCAAATCATTGTTTAGCATTTGTGATGAAATATAGAAAATGGAACCCATACATGATAATGGACTCAAAATCAACAGCTGAAATTTGAACTAAGTTTGATGTAGTCTGAAAATTCAGGCCTaccatgcatctggaaagtattcacagcgtttcactttttccacattttgttatgttacagccttattccaaaatggacgaaattaatttttttcctaaaattctacgcacaataccccataatgacaatgtgaaaaaagttatttttggatatttttgcaaatttatcaaaaaagaaaccctaacaaatcacatgtacgtacagtaaatattcacagcctttgccatgatgctcaaaattgagttcaggtgcatcctgtttccactgatcaagcTTGAGATGTTGacttagttggagtccacctggtgtaaattcagttgattggacatgatttggaaagacacgcacctgtctacatataaggttccacagttgacagtgcatgtcagagcacaaaccaagcatgaagttattatctgtagacctctgagacaggattgtctcgaggcacaaatttgaggaagggtacaaaaacatttctgctgctttgagcacagtggcctccatcatcaagtttggatccaccaggactctttctaatgCTGgctacccatctaaactgagtgatcagagaagaagggccttagtcagggaggtgaccaagaacctgatggtcactctatcagagctccagcatttctctgtggagagaggagaaccatctagaaggacaaccttctctgcagcaatccatcaaggcctatatggtagagtagccagacggaagccattccttagtaaaaggcacatggcagcccacctggagtttgccaaaaggcccctgaaggactctcagactgtgcgaaacaaaattctgtggtctgatgagacaaagactgaattcTTTACAGTGCTGCCAACCTTTCCACATTAGGTGGGGAATTAGGTATTTACCCCCGTGTCCTGCATCCTGCATGGGTGTGTGCAGGATGGCCATTAGTCCCACATTTGTGTGGGACACCCattagtcctgcatttgtgtgggTCTGGGCATGCCCCCGGATCCCCTAGTTATGCTTCATGCCCTTGGAGATTGTGGCCATGCATGGGTGTCCCACATTGGTAATTTCAAATGTTGACAGATATGTCTTTAGCGTGAAcggcaggcatcatgtttggaagaaatcagacaccatccctacagtgaagcatggtggtggcagcatcatgctctggggatgttttcagcagcaggaactgggagactagtcaggattgagggaaagatgaatgcagcaatgtacagagacatcctggatgaaaacctgctccagagcgctcttgaactcagactggggcgacagttcatcattctgcaggacaatgaccataagcacacagccaagatatcaaaggagtggcttcaggacaactctgtgaatgtccttgagtggcccagccagagcccagacctgagtctgattgaacatctctggaaagatctgaaaatggctgtgcaatgatgctccccatccaacctgatggagcttgagaggtgccacaaagaggaatggacaaaactgcccaaaggtaggtgcactaagcttatggcatcatattcaagaagacttgaggctgtaattgctgccaaatgtgcatcaacaaagtattaaacaaagggtgtgaatacttatgtacatgtgatttcttacttttttattttaataaatttagaaaaattaaaaaaaatattttaatgttgtcattatggggttctgtgagtagagttttgagggaaaaaaattaatttactccattttggaataaggctgtaacatatagtgtggaaacagtgaagcgctgtgaatactttctggatgcaccatgctTATAGCAGCTACATTTTAATTTAGAAGATTAGAATCCACATAACAAAGCTGTTTTACTTTGCCTTTGGAGTTGTTCAGTTAATCCATGCcatcattttcattttgttaattGACATGAAAGTGAATTAATGTTTATTAAGGTCACTTCAtaggtgtggggaaaaaaatgctgGAGATTAAACTAGGATTGGGAATGCAGCCACCGTGATCTGGACAAGCGGTAGAAaatacagatggatggatgaaaaaatAGTGAATTAATTGCAGCAGAATTCATTTTAATTTAGCATTAATTGGGGCAGAATTAATGATTTATTAGGCCCAGCCAAAAACAACTCGCTAAACTAACTCACACCTGCTATTCATGTGGATTTCAAATGATAGTTTTTTGTAAATATCTACCGGCTCTATACGGTATATGCATTTTCTTTCTTCTTGGAAAACCTGCAGCAGTGTTGCACATGTctagaaaaaaaatacacattttacaGGATGGATTTTTTCCTATTGGAATTTGTGTTATATGGCATTATATTTGATTAATTTTACTTATACACTGCCAGATCACAACATAAATCACTCCAAGGTCCAACACACTAGTAAGTTTAAAACCCTACCcggcccatgagcaagcacattggaaaCAATAAGTGGCtatagaaagaaacctccagcagcacAGACTCTGCAGGGTGACCATCTGTTTTGGCCACactaacaaataaaacaatgCAAAACAAAACTGTCAGAACATGCAGTTTATAATATTTTGTCTTCTCAATATGCAAACAAGGTGGACCAAATACTGCAAAAAACCTTTAAAGACAATGAAGCGTTGCAGAACATCTTCATGAACTACAGCAGGCAACCATCTCATAAAAGACCAGACCAAAAGGAAAGAATTGAACCGGTTTTAGTGCAACAGGACCAATGCATTTACCCCCCAAAACATCATGGCATAAAAGCATGGCTTTATGCATCGTGTAGCCAAAACGTGGATCATGATGTGACACAGGATAAATTACTAATTACAAAATTCCAGCTTGATCTGAAATAGAAAACCAGAGATATCATttggatatttctctccaacaacATGAGCTTTAATGCAGATGACTGAGATGTTGCAGCAGACCTGTGGAGCACAACTGATTtccagtagaggtgggcagatcaatcctaatatcgataatatcgataccaacactggtattgatattgaatgatcctcgtgtaaaaagatcaatactcgagctttttttctctcccgcaagcgctgactgctgcgcacgcagattcagtctactctctgtctgtaagagcagcgctgcactgtgtcacacaacacagagcagcacacccttgtattgtggtttgtcagccctctacctcaggagattttgttttaagttgtgttgagtgatattttttaaacaaaaatgttgattgcgataaagtattttgttgtcacgtacaatgtttggcgaaattctatcctgtcttttggatcctttggatctgtgaagcttaaatatgaaaaagtatcggtatcgatatcggcgatactggattaataccaaaattcctggtatcgccgaCCTCTaatttccagatccagatccagatacaTATTGTCAGCCTCTATGATGTCTGTATAGAAATAAGATGTGAAGATGTGAAGCAATGATTTTATTGTAATGGCAGGCACAGTTTTATTTGGGAACGATTTCTTGTTACCTGTACATATCTTTCTCACATTGTGTCTTACTTTCTTTGAAAGCATTTGTGACATGATTCAGATTGCGTGACATGTTTCAGACTTTCACGGCATTGTGCCATGTTAAATTAGAACAATGGCCGTAATGAATTATTGCTATACAAAAAAACACATTCTTTGTTTTTCCAACAGGCCATTTTCAAGATGATCCCTACAGATGAAGTGGACGCGCTGCCTGAAGATGAAAACACGGCTGAGAAGAGGGCAGATAAACTCTGGAGGATatttaacaaaaaagaaaatggtAAGAGAAGATGCAGAGATGATCATTTGATGCCACCCAGGAATGATTCTGTCCTGATTTGTCATAGTGTGTGTACATTTTAATCTACAATGTGcaattaaacaaattaaaaatacttTCACAAAGCATTTTTTCAAATTTTCATGTCCCCCCGTCTTTGCAGAAAGAGTGGCCGAAGGTGAGTTCGTCCAGGGCGTGTTGGAGAATGACGACGCCCTTCGTTTGATTCAGTATGACCCTTCAAAGTAACTCTTCTTCCACATGGGTGCATTAAATCCTGCTTGAATTGTGATTTTATTCCCACTTAATCCATCACTCTGGCAAAAATGTATACAGTAACCGTGACAAAAGTCAGCATCACTGAAATTAAATTACAGTTAAAATATTCTTTGGGGTTGTATAATTTATACTATAGATGACCAAAGTACATTTCTTTATTTCATGAGATTTAAAATATCATTTGGAAGTGAgacctggccaagacagcagCACCACAGACAAAATAATTACATGAAAACAATTAAATTGCaatgaacaacaataaaacaaaagatcccccccccccccaaaaaaaaccccataaaAGCCAGAAATAGTATTTAAAACATTCACAGAGAAAACATGAGTGTTTCCTGAAGTATTTTTAAATTTCTTATGTTTTAATTTGGAATATTCTGATGATTAGTGTCATTTAACATAGTATTCACATTGTGGCAGATATTCAAAATAATTGTAGATTTTAtgttaaaagcaccaaattttgcacagacattgtttgattaaaaaaaatacatacaatgCCAAGCAATGTTTTTGGAAGTGTTGTTTTCTTACATGCTTTATCCATTCCAAGTACAGCTACATTGATTAAAAATGTAACTTGgctatttttttaattatacatCAAACAACGTTTTTACCATAAAACACAATCATAATAATATTTTACATATTTCTGCCCCTCTATAAatcaaactgtgacttctaaacaGCACCTGAAGAGACATTTGATATTTCTAAATGACTTTCCAGCAGCTCCTGGTTAATCCCATGTTTGATGGAGAGTGGTGTTCTCTACCCCACGTGGACCAGAACCGATTTTATGCCAGAAACAGTAACTGTATGGTAGAAATGATACATTATTTAATATacatttcaataatttatttgactgtattgtttttgtggcATGTTTGATCTCACATGTGACAGAATTAATATCTGCTTGCAAATAATTAAATTGTgcatgtatgtgtttttttttaacctggtaCAATCTAAATTGTAATAGTAAAAATACATCAAGAAGCTTTCAAGTTCTTGCCAGATAAATTTTGTGTCTGTACTTTAAaaatttttaaggtggttttgtTCTTGTGCATGTATGATTGTAAACTCTATCCAACCTAGTTTCTGGGATTGTAACTGTATCTGCACCATTTCTAATTCTCATTTTATGCATTTTACATTTGTGTTCATTAAATCCATCCATGTGGTAAAATACTACACGCATGATGTTCTAATCAAGCGCTATGTGTTGCACAGTAGTTTTATTTCTCTGTGTTGTCTTGGGtttcaataaaaataaaccaCAAGGTTATAATAAATATTACACCATCAGACCTGCAGTTCAATTATGATCAAGTTTGATATTGTGTGTTTTCTGCAATTTTCACAAAGCATGAAAGGAAGACAACAGCATGAAGCTGCATTTCATTGtggtgatcagtggtgggcaaagtTCAGCTAACACAGttcagcttttcagctaactttgaaaaccatcagcagaccaattagcttccattaAAATTAGTTCTGCTAAATTtgagtctgctaacatttttttaacggtcaaaaacatttgcaaaccctaatcatacatgttagttcctgtctgttgcgtgttttgcaacagtcagaccaCTGTGAGTTCAGTCCTCCCCCAGTAAAAGCGAACGGGCCGGCTgctgccggtgtcacagaccaagcGGTCTGCCCTgcttccactgcgcatgcatcatttgggaccacggcagctcatctgagacggactctcttcacccaaagggatcaaagggattattaaccaacagatgacaaagtaaaacctcttaaatcattctaaagtcagttttaagtagaactGATGTGATAATCGGTGACacattgaaatgacggaggcgccgTAAACGCACCAGCCAGCAGCTCATGCTGCTGCGGTGCTCTaattgcttcctccatcttttatgatgaaataatggtgaatttatgtggaaattattgttgtacaaaagcttcagatatctgtcgctgagatagatgatgattggagtgcagttttaagtagaaacgaggtgataatcagcgaAACACTGGTGACGTTCACAAATGAGGCATGCGAAGTGaatgcagggtggaccgatttttaggggggactgttcagtctgtgacaccggcattacataataaatgacttgttttgtttttgcagcagcattttcccataatgccttttggcgcatGTGTCAGTTAATTgctcaaattttcaaaaattagcacattactttaaaagatatgtgtgacattttcactttgtaaaaatgacagagttgctgttaatgtcgaaaaactgtccagaattacttttgtttataaatgaaaccatgagtgaaaagtgctttgcttttcatgtctcGTGCCAGACCGGCTGTGTTGTTGCATATGGAAAGTAAATGATACTTCCTTATGGCAGCGGGCAGtatgcataaagacagaagctctacCGCATTGTttggggtttgtgattgcctttgaactTACTCAGAAGTCtcggtggtgcttaaactcaaaactggcttatcagtagccgacagtgtaccgagtcaatactaaaagttagtggttagctgtaacttctgctaaatgttTTTAGCGGTTtctcagtttagcattataaaagttatctTTTCAGTTAGAGGATTAGCggttactgaagctaacttttga is a genomic window containing:
- the LOC117502268 gene encoding recoverin-like, which translates into the protein MGNSRSGAVSKEILEELKLNTKFTETEIVQWYENFKKQCPSGRISKAEFQAIYNKFFPDSDANTYAEHVFRSFDTNDDGTLDFKEYIIALHMTSTGKTIRKLEWAFSLFDVDKNGYITKSEVKEICSAIFKMIPTDEVDALPEDENTAEKRADKLWRIFNKKENERVAEGEFVQGVLENDDALRLIQYDPSK